CTCGCGGCGCTGCGCGAGGTGGCGGCGGCCGACGACGAGGCGGCGGCCGCGATCGCGGCGGGGGTGCGGGCGGCCGTCGACGAGCACGTGGCGGGGCTGGCGGACACGTGGGCGACCGAGCCGCCGGAGGTCCGCCGGGCGCAGCTCTGGCTCCTGACGGTCCTGCCGTGGGCGCGGTTCTCGCACGCGGAGCTCATCGGCGCGGTGCTGCCGGGCGAGCACCGGCCGGCGTGGGAGCTCGTCGTCGCGGGCGCGCCGCTGGACGCCGACGGGCTGGCCGCCGTCGAGGCGCTCGAGCGCTGGGTCGCCGAGGGCTGACCGCCGCGGCGCGGCCAGGGGGCGTCGGGACGGGGTGCGGCGGTACTGTCGAGCCGTGCACGACGGCCCGGGGACGACGCGCGAGGAGCTCCGGCCGGTGCGCCCCGTCGCCGGTGCGCGCGAGGTGTCCGCCGCATGATGGTGGCGGCGCCCGAGCGCCGCACGTGGACGTGGCCCGCGGCGCGCGATGCCCTGTCGCGTGCGCGCCACGCCGCCCTGGAGTTCGCCGACCAGTGCGGCGTGCCGGAGGAGGTCACCCGCGCCGTCGCCCTCGCCACCACCGAGGCCGTCACCAACGCCGTGGTCCACGCCTACCGCGAGGGCCGTCGCGGCGCGGTCTCCGTCGAGGCGACCTGCGACGAGCGCCGCCTCGTCGTCACCGTGCGCGACGAGGGCGGCGGCCTGCGCCCCCGCATCGACTCCCCCGGCCTCGGACTCGGCCTCGGCCTCATCGCCCAGGTCGCCGACGAGACCGACATCCGCACCCCGCCCTCCGGCGGCACCGAGGTCGTCATGACCTTCCGCCTCGCCGGCTGATGCGAAGAAGGGGACAGTCCCCTTCGTCGCACACGCGCCGCGCACGCGTCGCGAAAGGCCCCCGTTGCAGGCCTTTCAGAAGAAGGGGTCAGACCCCTCCTTCTCACGGCACGCCGCGAAGCCGCGCGAAGGAGGGGACAGGCCCCGGCTGACCGTCCCCCCGCCCCGCGGACCTCAGCGTGCGGTGATCGACCGGCTCGCCCGCAGCGCCCGGGTACGGCGCGCGCCGTCCCGGCCGGTCACGCGCACGGACACCCGACGCCCCGCGCCGGGCGACCGGCGCAGGACCAGCGTCCGCGTCCCCGGCGTCACGATCGCGCGCACGGGCGACGACGCGACGGTGCGCCCGCCACGCCGCAGCACGACCCGCACCGACCGCGCGCAGCCGCCCGTGACGCGGACGCGCACGCGCCGGCCGCGGACCGACAGCACCCGGACCTTCGGCGCCGCGGGCCGCGTGAGCGGCTGGACGTCGCACGGTCCCGAGACGGCCAGCGACGCCCCCGGCGTCGCGCCGGTCGCGTCGGTGCCGACCCGCAGCCAGAGCGCCTGCCCGCGTCGCGCCCGGAAGGCCGCCGAGACCGTCTGCCCCGACTCCCGCACGCCGCACGCCAGCGCGCCGTCCCCGGTCGGTCGCCGCCCCGCGAACGCCGTGACGGTCGCGACCCCCGGGCCGCGCGCAGCCACGACGTGCGTGCCGGTCCGCGCCGCCGTCACCCGCCGCCAGACCGACCCCGCCGCCGCGCAGGACGGCTGCGCCGGGTCCTCCTCGGTCAACCGCGCGCCCCCGAGCGCCACGGACGACGAGCGTCCCAGCGCCACGCGCGGCGCCTTCAACGTCCCCAGGTCGCCCAGCGGCGCCGCGAGCCCCTCGACCGCGGTCGTCGCGACCGTCACCAGGACGCCCTGGGCGGTCTGGCCCTCGGGCCGTCCGGCCTGCACGAGCACCGTCCGCCCCGCCGGGACGAGCAGCTCGACGCCCGCGGCCGGGTCGCGCGTGCCGACGTCCCCCTGGGACGCCGGCCCGTCGCACGCCTGCGGCTCGCGCGTCTGCGTCCCGCTCGCCGGCTGGACGAAGACCGCCAGCTCGGGACCCTCGTTCGCCTGGCCGGCCGGCGTGAGAGCGTCGACCCGCAGGCGCTGCGGCGCATCGGCCGACGGTACGCGGAACCACACCGTGCGCGCGAAGGACCTGGGCCCCAGGCAGCGCGGCACGCCCGCGTCCGGCCCGGCCTCGGACAGGTCCGCCTGGCCGGTGCGCTCGAGCGGCAGGCCGTTCTCGGCACCGAACGGCGCGACGTCGACCGCCCCACCGGGCGCGTCGTTCGGCGGCGCCGCCGCGCTCGCCGGCGCCGCGCACACCAGGCCGAGCAGCGCGACCGCCGTCACGAGCCCGAGGCGCATCACGACGTCCTCGCCTTCTTGCGCCGGGTGGCGGCTCGGGCCTTGGCCTCGGTCCGTTCGCGCGCCGCGCGCTCGAGCCGCTCGTGCTTGCGCCGCCGCGCCGCGAGCTCCGGCGTCGCGGCGCGGTCGCTGCGCAGGCTGCGCGCCGCCGGGTTCGGCGGCAGCTCGCCCGGCTTGTTCTCCCCGCCGACCTGCTCGAAGCGGTTCGTGCCGGCGGGCTGCCGGTAGACCTTGAGGTCGCGCTGCGGGGCGCCGGGGGTGTCGAGCGGGCCGACGCGGTAGGTCGTCGTCGCCGCCTCCGTGCCGAGGTCGACCTTCGCGTAGCCGTGGTCGGCGCCGTTGGTGTAGGCGATCCACGGGTTGGCGGCGGTGATCGCCGTCGACTCGAGGCCGGCGAGCGCTGGGAAGCCCGTCGAGGAGATCGACCCGCCGACGTACTCCGTCGCCACCGGCGGTCCCGAGCTCCCGTGGCGCAGGACCTCGGCGGTGAAGTACGTGTGGATGTCGCCCGTCACGAACATCGTGTTCGAGATCGGGGCGTCGCCCAGGAGCGCCCGGAGCTCGGCCTGCTCCGCGGGGTAGCCGTCCCACTGGTCGTCGTTGATGCCCGCGCCGCCGACGCCGAGCGGCACGAACATGACCTGGTTGGCGATGACCTTCCAGCGTGCGGTGCTCTTGCGCAGCGCGTCCTTCAGCCAGTCCATCTGCTGGCGGCCGAGCAGCTGGCGGGCCTGGCCGTCGCCGTCACCCGTGCGGTACTGGCGCTGGTCGAGCAGGAAGACCTCGCACTGGCCGCCGAGCGGCAGGGAGCGATAGAGCCGGTAGCGCTCGCCGCCCTGCGGCACGCGGGGCAGCCACTCGAAGCTCGCCTGGTAGCCGGCGGCGCGCTGCAGGTCGCTCGGCCGCGGCGCGTTGTCGCTGTAGTTGTCGGCGACCTCGTGGTCGTCCCAGATGTGGGCGATCGGGTGCAGCCGGTGCAGCTCGCGCAGGCCGGGGTCGCTGCGGTAGAGGCGCAGCTTGTCCCGGTAGGTCTGGAGGTCGACCGACGGCGCCGGGTCGTCGCGCCCGGCGACCGAGCCGGCCGTCGGGCCGTACTCGTAGGTGTAGTCGCCCAGGAAGAGGTAGAGGTCGAGCGGCTCGAGCTTCGCCGCGTCGACGTGGCCGTTGAAGAAGCCCTCCGGCCAGTTCTGGCAGGACGAGTACGCGAGGCGCACCTGCTCCTGCGAGTCGGCCGGCTTGGCGGTCTTCGTGCGCCCGAGGTCGGAGGTGCCGTCGGCCGAGCGCCAGCGGTACCAGTAGAGCGTGTCGGGCTCGAGGCCGTCGACCCGGACCTTGAGCGACCCGTCGACGCTGCGCGTGGTCGGGACGACGGCGCGCGCGACGGTCTGGCTCATGCCCTCGTCCTTGGCGACGACGAGCTCCGCGCCCGAGCGCTGGTGCTCGGTGCTCAGGCGCGACCAGAACGTCACGGCGTCGGTGGACGGCTCGCCGGACGCCACACCGTCGAGGAAGCGCCCGGGGCCCACGCGCGGGGTGCGCTGCAGCAGGCGGTCGGCCCAGGCATCGGGGACGGAGGCGGCCGCGAGCGCCAGTCCGGCGCCGGCCGCGGTGATCTCGCGCCGCGTCAGGCGGCGTGCTCGGCTCTGCATCGCGCGGCATCTTGGTCCGTCGAGACCGCGCCCGTCCAACCGTTCACAGGACGGTCACGGGACGTGAACGGGACGGGGCGGCGGGTACGCTGCGCCGCCCGTCGTGCTCGCGATCGTCCTGTCCCTCGCGGCGAGCCTGGCGTACGGGCTGTCGGACTTCATCGGCGGCCTCAAGAGCCGGTCCCAACCGCTGATCGGCGTCCTGCTGGTGTCGCAGGCCGCCGGCCTGGTGCTGCTGGTGGTCGCCGTGGCGGTCCACGGCGAGGGGCCGCCGGGCGACGAGTTCGTCTGGCTCGTCCTGGCGGCGGGCGTCGCCGAGGCGCTGGGCGTCTCGGCGCTCTACCGCGGGCTCGCCGTCGGTCGCATGAGCGTCGTCTCCCCCGTCGCGGCGACCGCGCCGGTCGTCCCCGTCTGCGCGGCGATCGCGCTGGGCGAGCTGCCGTCGGCGCTGCAGGCGCTCGGGGTCGTCCTCGCCGCGACCGGCATCGCGCTGACGGTCCTGACCGGCGAGGGCGCCGGGGACGAGGGCCGGCGCGCCGGCGCGTTGCGGACCTCGGTGGTCCTGGGCCTGCTGTCGGCGTTGGGCTTCGGCGCGTTCTTCGTCGCCGTCGACGCCGCGAGCGAGCATGACGTCCCGTGGGCGCTGCTCGGCACCCGCGCCACGACGCTCGTCCTCGTCGGCCTCGCGGCGGTGGTCGCCCTGCGCCGGAGCCGGCGCGTCCGCGTCGAGCGCGCCGCCCTCCCGGCCGTCGCCTCCATCGGCGCCCTGATCGTCGCCGCCGACGCGGGCTTCGCCGTCGCCTCGACCGAGGGCCTGCTCAGCGTCGTCTCGGTCCTGAGCGCGCTCTACCCGCTCGTCACCGTCGCCCTGGCGGCCGCGCTGCTGGGCGAACGCCTCACCACGCCCCAGCGCGCCGGCGTCGCCTGCGCCTTCGGCGGCATCGTCCTGGTCTCCGTCGGCTGACGCTCGGGGTCAGACCCCGTCGCACCGGCGCCAGGGCACGTCGCACGCTCGGGGTCAGACCCCGTCGCACCGGTGCCAGGGCACGTCACACGCACGGGGTCAGACCCCGTCGCACCGGTGCCAGGGCACGTCACACGCACGGGGTCAGACCCCGTCGCACCGGTGTCAGGGCATGTCGCATGCACGGGGTCAGACCCCGTCGCAGCGGTGCCAGGGCATGTCGCACGCTCGGGGTCAGACCCCGTCGCATCGGTCGCTTCACCGGACGGTCACGCGAGCGGCCGCGACGGCGCGACCATCCGCGCCATGGAGTCCGTGGAGCGCGACCTCGAGTCCGGCGGCACGCCGGGCGCCTTCGACGACGCAGACGACTGGGGCGACGACGACGAGCTCCTCCCGGGGGCCGGCGACGAGGCCGGCGCCCGCTGGGACGACGACCTGTTCGACGACCCGGAGGACTAGTGCATCGCCGGCGCGGGCTCCATGCCCGGCGCCGGGGCCGGCTTGCTGCGCAGGAACAGCGACAGCGCGAAGGCCAGGACGCAGAGGCCCGCGGAGACGATGATCGCGTCCTGGAAGCCGGCCGCCGTCGCGCCCGCCGGGTCGAGGCCGTCGTCGGCCGCGGAGACCTCGCCGCGCGTGAGGATCGTGATGAACAGCGCGGTGCCCGCGGCGCCCGCGACCTGCTGGAGCGTCGTGAAGACGGCGCTGCCGTGCGCGTACAGGTTCATCGGCAGCGCGCCGAGGCCCGCGGACATCAGGGGCGTGAACATGAGCGCCAGCGAGACGCCGAGCACGGCGTAGCAGACGACGATCTCCGCGGTGGACGTCGACTGGTCGATCGTCGACATCCACAGCAGCGAGCCGCCGAGCACGATCGTGGACGGCACCACGAGGGGCCGCGCGCCGTACTGGTCGTACCAGCGCCCGACGAAGGGCGAGAAGAGGCCCATCATCAGGCCGCCCGGCAGCAGGACGAGGCCCGTCGTGAGCGTCGACGCGTCCCGGGCGTTCTGCATGAACAGCGGCAGCAGGATGATCACGCCGAACAGCGACATCATGCTCACGCCGATCAGCCCGATCGCGAACGCGAACGTCCGGTGCCGGAACACCCGGATGTCCATGAGCGGGTGGTCGCCGAGGCGGACCTGGCGCCAGCCGAACAGGACGAGGAACACCGCCCCGACGACGATCGGGACGACCGGCGCGACCGGCGTGTCGCCGCGCGCGTCCTCGCCGATGAGGCTCAGGCCGTAGACCACGCCGCTGAAGGCGATCGCCGCGAGGACGACGGAGACCACGTCGATCGGCAGCTTGTGCGGCTCGGTGACGTTGCGCACCAGGCGCGCGCCGACGCCGAGCGCGAGCAGCGCGATCGGCAGGACGATCCAGAACATCCAGCGCCAGCTCAGCCCGCTGAGCACGAGGCCCGAGATGGTCGGGCCGATGGCCGGCGCGACGGCGATGACGATGGTGATCGTCCCCATCATCTGGCCGCGGCGCTCCTCGGGCACGAGCGTCATGACCGTCGTCATGAGCAGCGGCATCATCAGCGCGGTGCCCGTCGCCTGGACGATGCGCCCGACGAGCAGGACCTCGAAGCCCGGCGCCAGCGCCGCGATGAGCGTGCCGGTGCTGAACGCCGCCATCGCCGCGATGTAGATCTGCCGCGTGTGGAAGCGCTGGAGCAGGTAGCCGGTGACCGGGATGACCGTGGCCATCGTGAGCAGGAAGGCCGTGGTGAGCCACTGCGCCGTGGTCGCCGGGATGTCCAGGTCGTCCATCAGGTGCGGCAGGGCGACGCCCATGATCGTCTCGTTGAGGATCACGACGAACGTCGCGCCGACGAGCAGGCTGATGAGGCGGAGGTGGGCGGCGGGCACGCCTGCATGGTTGCACGCGCAACGGCGACGGTCCGTCGCACGTCGTCGAACGGTCCGCGAGTGTGCGCACGCCCACGGACGCCATCGGCGGCCGGGAGGGCCCATAGACTCGCGGCGTCGTGAGCTCCGGGCCACCGCTCGCCGTGCCGGGCCCGCTCCTCGAACGCGCCGACGCGCTCGAGCACATCGACGCGCTCCTGCGGCGTCTGCGCGACGGCGTGCCCGGCGTGCTCCTGGTCACGGGCGCCGCCGGCATCGGCAAGACCGCCCTGCTCGCCCATGCCGCGGCGCGCGCCGCCGGCGAGGGGGTGTCTGTCCTCCACGCGCGGGCCAGCGAGCTCGAGCACGACCTCGCGTTCGGGGTCGTGGCGCAGCTCCTGCCGGGACAGACCGCCGCGCCCGGCGCCCAGGACGACCTGCACGCGAGCCTCGACCGGCGCTTCTGGCAGCTGGCCGAGCGCACCGCCGACGGCCCGGTGCTCGTCACCGTCGACGATGCCCAGTGGGCCGACGAGGCGTCGCTGCGCTGGTTGACCTACACGGCCCGCCGGCTTGCCGGTCTGCCCGTGCTCCTGGCGGCGACGATCCGCACGGGCGAGGACGCCGAGCACCCGGCGCTCGACGGGCTCGTCGCGCTCGAGGAGGCGCACACGGTGGCGCCGCGGCCGCTCTCGGCCTGGGCGGCCGCGACGCTGCTCGAGGAGGCGCTGGGGACCTCGCCCGCGCCGGCCTTCGCCGAGGCGTGCTGGGAGCAGACCGGCGGCAACCCCTTCCTGCTGTCGGTCCTCGCCTCCGACCTCGTCGAGGCCGGCGTGACGCCCGACGCCGGGAACGTCGCGCGCGTGCGCGCGGCCGCGCCCGAGCGCGTGGCCGCCTGGGTCGCCCGGCGGGTCGCACGGCTCGGCGACGACGCCCGCGCCGTGGCCCAGGCGGCCGCCGCCACCGGCGGCGGCGAGGACCTACCGCTGGTGTGCGCGATCGCCGGGATCGACGAGGCCCGTGGCGCCACGGCGGCCGCGGCGCTCGTCGCGGCCGGGCTGCTCGAGGACGCCGCGCCGATGCGCCTGCGCCACCCGCTCGTGCGCGCGGCCCTCGAGGCCTCGCAGACCGCGCCCGAGCGCGTCGTGCTCCACGCGCGTGCCGCGGAGCTGCTCGCGGCCCGCGGTGCGCCGTCGGGACGCGTCGCCACGCACCTGGTCGCCGCCGGCGGCGGACGCGGGGACGCCGCCGCCGTCGAGCACCTCCGCGCCGCCGCGCGCGACGCCGCCGACCAGGGCGTCCCGGAGCAGGCGGTGCGGCTGCTGGAGCGCGCGCTGGCCGAGCCCCCGCCCCCGCACCGGCGGCCCGAGGTGCTGCGCGAGCTGGGCGCCGCCGCGCTCGCCGCCTCCGACGACCGGGCCGGCCTGCTGCTGCGCGACGCCCGCCGTGCGACGGACGACCCCGCGGTGCGCGCGCAGCTCGCGCTGCAGGTGGCGGTGGCCGACTACGCCGCGGGCCGCCACGCCGACGGCGTCGCCACCGCGCGCGAGGCCGTCCAGGAGCTCCGCGACCGCCCGGAGCTGCGCGAGCAGTGGCTCACGCTCGAGGCGTTCCTCGCGCTGCTGAGCCGCTACGACCTCGCCACGGCCGACACCGCCGGCGCACGGATCCGCGAGCTGGCCGCGACCCTCGAGGACGACGACGGCCTCGGCGCCCGGCTCGTGCGCCTGCGCGCGCGGGCCGACGCGCCCGGGACGAGCGCCGACGAGGTCGCGGCGCTCAGCCGCGAGCGCCTGGCGCTCCTCGGGCTCGAGCCGTGGTCGGCGCCGGTCGAGGCGATCGGCGAGGGGATGATGCTGCTGCACGCCGGGCGCGTCGACGACGTGCGCCGGCTGACCGCCGACCTGCTGGCCGAGGCGCGCCGGCGCGGCTCACCTTCGCGCCACGCCGTCGCCCTCGCGATCCGCGGCGCCGCCGCCCTGGACACCGGCGACCTCGACGCCGCCGAGGCCGACTTCGGCCAGGCGATGGAGCTCTGGACCGCCGGCGGCAGCCTGCACCTGGCCCGCTCGCTGGTCGGCCTCTGGCTGCAGACCGCGTCCGCGACGGGACGCTTCGCGGCGGCCGACGCGCTGGCGGCCGAGCACGGTCTCGTCGGCGCGGTCCCCGAGCACATGATCTTCAACCCGCTCCTGCACGGCCGCGGCGTGCTGCGCCTTGCCCAGGGGCGGACCGCCGAGGGCATCGCGGACCTCGAGGAGCTCGGCCGCCGGCACGCCCGGTGGTCGATGACGCGGCCGATCCCGCCGTGGCGCTCGGTGCTGGCGCTCGCCCTCGACGACCAGGGGCGTGCCCGGGCGCTCGTCGACGAGGAGCTCGAGCTGGCCCGGCGGTGGGGCACGGCGCGGACGATCGCCCAGGCGCAGCGGGCCGACGGGCTGCTGACCGGCGGTGAGGCGGGGCTCCGCGCGCTCGCGAGCGCGGCGAAGCTGCTCGAGGACGGACCCTGGCGGCTGGACCGAGCTCGCGCGCGCGGGGACCTCGGCGCCGCGCTGCGCCGCGCTGGCGAGCGGCGCGCCGCGCGCGAGCACCTCGTCGTGGCGCTCGACGAGGCGCACGCCTGTGGCGCCCACGTCCTCGCCGACCGCCTCGAGGACGAGCTGCGCGCCAGCGGCGCCAAGCCGCGACGGCGCTCGATCAGCGGCCTCGACGCGCTCACCCCCAGCGAGCTGCGCGTCGCTCGGCTCGCCGCCGGTGGCGCGAGCAACCGCGAGATCGCCCAGACGCTGTTCGTGACGATGGCGACCGTCGAGACCCACCTCTCGCGGTGCTACCGCAAGCTCGACGTGACCGGCCGCGGCGGGCTCGCCGACGCGCTGGGCGACGACGCCGACGGCGCCTGACCGGCCGCGCCCGCGGCGTCCCACACACGCCGAAGGCCCGCCGTCACCGGCGGGCCTTCGTGAGCTGAGGTGGAGACGGCGGGAATCGAACCCGCGTCCGCGATCGCGCTCGGGGCAGCGTCTACGAGCGTAGCCAGCACTCTGTGATCTCGTCCTCGGGTCGCCGTACTGGCAGGGTCACCTCGGACCAGCCCCCTGAAGATGTCCCCGGATCGGCGAGGGCGGGCCTCACCGGGTGAGCCGACGTGTTGATCCCAGGCCCCCGCTGTCGGCGGGCGGAGGCGGGGACCTCACCTACTCAGTCAGTGATGACTAAGCGGCGAGGGCGTACTCGTGAGAGTCCGCACGTATTGGTTGTGCCGGGTGTTTCACGAGGCCTCCCGACAACCTCGGCTCGCAACCACCCCTGCGGAATCGACCACGTCGAAGCCTGTCGTCCCCAGGGATGTCCTTCGTCCTGCGCGACCCATTGTAGCGACCCCCACCTGCCGCAGAGCGCCGCGGACAGGGAGCGCCAGCGCGCCAGTGCTGGCGCGTTCTGATCCGCCGGCGAGCGGCCCGCGCACACCGAGCCATGACCATCACCCGGACCATCACGGCCATCGGCGCCGCGGCCGCGCTGGCCCTCGGCGCTGCCGCCTGCGGCGACGACGACGACAGCTCCGAGAGCTCCTCGGGCTCCGCCGCCACCCAGCAGCAGAGCACGCCCCAGCCGGCCGCGCAGGTCGACGACCTCTCCGGCGGCGACACCACCAAGGTGACGCTCGACGCCGGCTTCGTCGAGGCCCTCGGCACCCTCAAGCTCACGCCCGCGCCCGTCGGCGAGGGCTCCATCTCCAAGAAGGGCGTCGCGTCCTTCCCCATCACCGGCGGCAACGTCACCTACTACAAGCCCGGCACCGTCAACCCCTACGTCCAGGGCGAGATCGACCACGACGGCTCCGGCCTGTCCCTCACGGGCGGGGGCAAGAAGGTGGAGCTGACGGACTTCGTCATCGACCCCGGCAAGTCGGTCCTCACCGGCAAGGTGACCGTCGACGGCGAGGAGGCCGCCCCGAGCGCGCCGCTGTTCTTCCTCGACGGCCGCACGCTGGAGCCGCTGCGCACGAACGCCGACGGCTCGAAGGCCGTGCTCCAGGGCACGACCGTGAAGCTCAAGCAGGAGGCCGCTGACCTCCTGAACCAGACGTTCGGCACCGACGCCCTCGAGGGCGGCCTGGTGATCGGCGTCGCCAAGATCACGGTCGACACCGGCGCCGCCTAGTCGACCACCGCGCGGGCTCGAGGTCCCGGTCGTAGGCTGCGGTGCATGAGCACCGCGCTGGACGACGTCGCCTGGGACCTCGAGCCGCTCGTGGACGGCGAGGGCGAGGCGGGCTGCGACCGCCTCCTGGCCGAGGCGCAGGAGCGTGCCTCGGCCTTCGCCGCCGCCCACCAGGGCAAGGTCGCGGACTTCGACGGACCGGCGCTGGCCGCTGCCGTCGAGGAGCTCGCCGCGATCTCCGAGCTCGTCGGCAAGGCCGGCTCCTACGCGTCGCTGCGCTTCAGCACCGACACCGCCGACCCCGCCAACGGCGCCCTCATGGCCCGCGTCCAGGAGGGCGCGACGGCCGTCGAGACCGCGCTGGTGTTCTTCGAGCTCGAGTGGGCCGCGCTGGACGATGCGCGCGCCGACGAGCTCCTGCAGGCCGAGGGCCTCGACAAGGCCCGCCACCATCTGCGCACCGCGCGCCGCTACCGGCCGCACCTGCTCTCCGAGGCCGAGGAGAAGCTCCTGGCCGAGAAGTCCCAGACCGGCCGCGACGCGTGGACGCGCCTGTTCTCCGAGGTCACGAGCGCCATCCAGGTCGACCTCCCGGACGCCGACGGTCCCGCGCCGCTGGACGTCGCCCTCAGCCGGCTCATGTCCAACGACCGCGACGTGCGCGCCTCGACCGCGGAGGCCGTGACCACCGCGCTCGAGCCGGGGCTGCGGGTGCGCGCGTTCATCTTCAACACGCTCCTGCAGGACAAGGCCGTCGACGACCGCCTGCGGGCGTTCCCGACGTGGATCTCGAGCCGCAACCTCTCCAACGAGGCCTCCGACGAGTCGGTCCAGGCGCTCGTCGAGGCGGTCCGCTCGCAGTACGAGCTGCCGCGTCGCTGGTACCGCCTCAAGGCCCGGCTGCTCGGCCTCGACCGCCTCAAGGACTTCGACCGCATGGCCGCGGTGACCGCCGAGGACGAGGAGGTCGGCTGGGACGAGGCGCGCGACATCGTCCTGGACTCCTTCGACGCCTTCTCCCCCGTGCTGTCGGGGACGGCCAAGCGGTTCTTCGACGAGCAGTGGATCGACGCGCCGGTGCGCCCGGCCAAGCGCGGTGGCGCGTTCTGCGCCTACACGGTGCCCTCGGTCCACCCGTACGTCCTCCTGAACTACACCTCCAAGCGCCGCGACGTGCTGACGCTGGCCCACGAGCTGGGCCACGGCCTGCACGCCGCCCTGGCCCAGCCGCGCGGCGTCTTCGAGCAGCACACGCCGCTCACGCTGGCAGAGACTGCCTCGGTGTTCGGCGAGACGCTGGTCTTCCGCCGCCTGCTCGACCAGGCC
The DNA window shown above is from Conexibacter sp. SYSU D00693 and carries:
- a CDS encoding ATP-binding protein, yielding MMVAAPERRTWTWPAARDALSRARHAALEFADQCGVPEEVTRAVALATTEAVTNAVVHAYREGRRGAVSVEATCDERRLVVTVRDEGGGLRPRIDSPGLGLGLGLIAQVADETDIRTPPSGGTEVVMTFRLAG
- a CDS encoding alkaline phosphatase, translated to MQSRARRLTRREITAAGAGLALAAASVPDAWADRLLQRTPRVGPGRFLDGVASGEPSTDAVTFWSRLSTEHQRSGAELVVAKDEGMSQTVARAVVPTTRSVDGSLKVRVDGLEPDTLYWYRWRSADGTSDLGRTKTAKPADSQEQVRLAYSSCQNWPEGFFNGHVDAAKLEPLDLYLFLGDYTYEYGPTAGSVAGRDDPAPSVDLQTYRDKLRLYRSDPGLRELHRLHPIAHIWDDHEVADNYSDNAPRPSDLQRAAGYQASFEWLPRVPQGGERYRLYRSLPLGGQCEVFLLDQRQYRTGDGDGQARQLLGRQQMDWLKDALRKSTARWKVIANQVMFVPLGVGGAGINDDQWDGYPAEQAELRALLGDAPISNTMFVTGDIHTYFTAEVLRHGSSGPPVATEYVGGSISSTGFPALAGLESTAITAANPWIAYTNGADHGYAKVDLGTEAATTTYRVGPLDTPGAPQRDLKVYRQPAGTNRFEQVGGENKPGELPPNPAARSLRSDRAATPELAARRRKHERLERAARERTEAKARAATRRKKARTS
- a CDS encoding DMT family transporter, with protein sequence MLAIVLSLAASLAYGLSDFIGGLKSRSQPLIGVLLVSQAAGLVLLVVAVAVHGEGPPGDEFVWLVLAAGVAEALGVSALYRGLAVGRMSVVSPVAATAPVVPVCAAIALGELPSALQALGVVLAATGIALTVLTGEGAGDEGRRAGALRTSVVLGLLSALGFGAFFVAVDAASEHDVPWALLGTRATTLVLVGLAAVVALRRSRRVRVERAALPAVASIGALIVAADAGFAVASTEGLLSVVSVLSALYPLVTVALAAALLGERLTTPQRAGVACAFGGIVLVSVG
- a CDS encoding DHA2 family efflux MFS transporter permease subunit encodes the protein MPAAHLRLISLLVGATFVVILNETIMGVALPHLMDDLDIPATTAQWLTTAFLLTMATVIPVTGYLLQRFHTRQIYIAAMAAFSTGTLIAALAPGFEVLLVGRIVQATGTALMMPLLMTTVMTLVPEERRGQMMGTITIVIAVAPAIGPTISGLVLSGLSWRWMFWIVLPIALLALGVGARLVRNVTEPHKLPIDVVSVVLAAIAFSGVVYGLSLIGEDARGDTPVAPVVPIVVGAVFLVLFGWRQVRLGDHPLMDIRVFRHRTFAFAIGLIGVSMMSLFGVIILLPLFMQNARDASTLTTGLVLLPGGLMMGLFSPFVGRWYDQYGARPLVVPSTIVLGGSLLWMSTIDQSTSTAEIVVCYAVLGVSLALMFTPLMSAGLGALPMNLYAHGSAVFTTLQQVAGAAGTALFITILTRGEVSAADDGLDPAGATAAGFQDAIIVSAGLCVLAFALSLFLRSKPAPAPGMEPAPAMH
- a CDS encoding LuxR family transcriptional regulator is translated as MSSGPPLAVPGPLLERADALEHIDALLRRLRDGVPGVLLVTGAAGIGKTALLAHAAARAAGEGVSVLHARASELEHDLAFGVVAQLLPGQTAAPGAQDDLHASLDRRFWQLAERTADGPVLVTVDDAQWADEASLRWLTYTARRLAGLPVLLAATIRTGEDAEHPALDGLVALEEAHTVAPRPLSAWAAATLLEEALGTSPAPAFAEACWEQTGGNPFLLSVLASDLVEAGVTPDAGNVARVRAAAPERVAAWVARRVARLGDDARAVAQAAAATGGGEDLPLVCAIAGIDEARGATAAAALVAAGLLEDAAPMRLRHPLVRAALEASQTAPERVVLHARAAELLAARGAPSGRVATHLVAAGGGRGDAAAVEHLRAAARDAADQGVPEQAVRLLERALAEPPPPHRRPEVLRELGAAALAASDDRAGLLLRDARRATDDPAVRAQLALQVAVADYAAGRHADGVATAREAVQELRDRPELREQWLTLEAFLALLSRYDLATADTAGARIRELAATLEDDDGLGARLVRLRARADAPGTSADEVAALSRERLALLGLEPWSAPVEAIGEGMMLLHAGRVDDVRRLTADLLAEARRRGSPSRHAVALAIRGAAALDTGDLDAAEADFGQAMELWTAGGSLHLARSLVGLWLQTASATGRFAAADALAAEHGLVGAVPEHMIFNPLLHGRGVLRLAQGRTAEGIADLEELGRRHARWSMTRPIPPWRSVLALALDDQGRARALVDEELELARRWGTARTIAQAQRADGLLTGGEAGLRALASAAKLLEDGPWRLDRARARGDLGAALRRAGERRAAREHLVVALDEAHACGAHVLADRLEDELRASGAKPRRRSISGLDALTPSELRVARLAAGGASNREIAQTLFVTMATVETHLSRCYRKLDVTGRGGLADALGDDADGA
- a CDS encoding M3 family oligoendopeptidase translates to MSTALDDVAWDLEPLVDGEGEAGCDRLLAEAQERASAFAAAHQGKVADFDGPALAAAVEELAAISELVGKAGSYASLRFSTDTADPANGALMARVQEGATAVETALVFFELEWAALDDARADELLQAEGLDKARHHLRTARRYRPHLLSEAEEKLLAEKSQTGRDAWTRLFSEVTSAIQVDLPDADGPAPLDVALSRLMSNDRDVRASTAEAVTTALEPGLRVRAFIFNTLLQDKAVDDRLRAFPTWISSRNLSNEASDESVQALVEAVRSQYELPRRWYRLKARLLGLDRLKDFDRMAAVTAEDEEVGWDEARDIVLDSFDAFSPVLSGTAKRFFDEQWIDAPVRPAKRGGAFCAYTVPSVHPYVLLNYTSKRRDVLTLAHELGHGLHAALAQPRGVFEQHTPLTLAETASVFGETLVFRRLLDQADTPESRLSLLASNIEDAIATVFRQVAMNRFEDLAHTARREQGELSIERIGELWGQSQEELLGDAVEVTDGYRTWWSYVPHFIGTPGYVYAYAYGQLLALSVYQRYADEGEPFVDRYVELLSAGGSKSPEDLAAIAGLDLADPGFWTSGLELVEQRLEQAEAAADEVLRERAGA